One part of the Diadema setosum chromosome 6, eeDiaSeto1, whole genome shotgun sequence genome encodes these proteins:
- the LOC140229921 gene encoding tyrosine kinase receptor Cad96Ca-like, with product MIESGSKGYAVYQPLTPSTAAIQAENLTFFSRLGSIGLGKFGDVWKGELRTKQGAASVALRQVTENVPDIMQIVKYLQKLPNHQNIVKCLGYCEEYRTTVHEFVSGGTLLTFLQFNNQSSKSPYGNIKPAKPRLDESKLLNYAWQVAKGMEFLASNKIILGNLCAHNIMMTEDRICKISDYGMTSFMPLSGSKPTRWMSPEGMQNRKWSIEGDVWSYGILLWEIVTLGARPYPKMTMDMVKQQVTKGYKMPRPSHCGQELYSIMTSCWEMEPEKRCSYNVIQMNLEPTMEVYHEYLSLQNLDERLYESVADITV from the exons ATGATCGAAAGCGGAAGCAAAG GTTATGCTGTATATCAACCACTTACACCGAGCACTGCTGCAATTCAAGCTGAAAACTTAACGTTCTTTTCTCGGCTTGGTTCCATCGGCCTAGGGAAGTTTGGCGACGTGTGGAAGGGTGAACTCCGCACAAAACAGGGAGCGGCTTCGGTAGCCCTGAGACAGGTCACAG AAAATGTTCCAGACATCATGCAGATagtgaaatatttgcaaaagcTTCCAAACCATCAAAATATTGTGAAGTGTCTTGGATACTGTGAAGAATATC GTACCACTGTGCATGAATTTGTTTCCGGTGGGACACTGCTGACTTTTCTGCAGTTTAATAACCAGTCCTCAAAATCTCCCTACGGGAACATCAAGCCAGCAAAGCCCCGCTTGGATGAGTCCAAGTTACTCAACTACGCTTGGCAGGTAGCAAAAGGGATGGAATTCCTTGCATCCAACAAG ATTATCCTCGGGAACCTGTGTGCTCACAACATAATGATGACGGAAGACCGGATCTGTAAGATTTCTGACTATGGGATGACGTCATTCATGCCACTCTCTGGAAGT AAACCAACGCGCTGGATGTCACCTGAGGGAATGCAGAATAGAAAATGGTCGATTGAGGGTGATGTTTGGTCTTACGGAATCCTTCTTTGGGAAATCGTCACTCTGG GAGCAAGACCATATCCCAAAATGACGATGGACATGGTGAAGCAGCAGGTTACCAAGGGATACAAGATGCCACGCCCTTCTCACTGTGGTCAAGAATT ATACTCTATAATGACCAGCTGCTGGGAAATGGAGCCGGAAAAGAGATGCTCTTATAACGTCATTCAGATGAATCTTGAACCAACAATGGAAGTGTATCAC GAATACCTGTCACTCCAGAACTTGGATGAGAGATTGTATGAATCTGTGGCCGATATAACAGTCTAG